One Acidobacteriota bacterium DNA segment encodes these proteins:
- the lon gene encoding endopeptidase La — translation MVEPSVEQKSKQATVFPVLPLRNTLLFPEMIIPLAVGRERSLKAVEQATRGEGFLLILSQKDGDVEEPAAEDLYTVGVIAKILRLMRVAPNNLSVIVSGQSKVRVEEFTSTDPFFEARVAYLEDQPGEPLEVEALQKTILAQYEKLAGIVPSIPQEMVAALQRYDQPNRVVDTIAFNLNISLAEKQAILEETSVVQRLRMLTGVLARELQVVELGSKIQSEVIDKMNKAQRDYFLKEQMKAIQKELGEGDDRSREIEELKARIAKAKMPKDVEPVALKEVERLAMMHPSAAEYTVSRTYLDWLIELPWSKSTKDRLDVKRAQRCLDEDHYGLQKVKDRIVEYLAVQQLKKDMKGPILCLVGPPGVGKTSLGRSVARSLGRKFVRMSLGGIRDEAEIRGHRRTYVGALPGRIIQGMRKAGTHNPVFMLDELDKVGMDFRGDPTSALLEVLDPEQNFSFSDHYLEVPFDLSKVMFIATANILDTISQPLLDRTEVIRLPGYTEEEKLHIAKDHLLPRVLDNHGLKRSQIRFEDGAIRKIITEYTREAGVRNLERQMSTVCRKVAKERVSGRLKSVTITTETLKTYLGPQQVFLETRERIDRPGVATGLAWTPVGGDILFIESTAMRGRGTLTLTGQLGDVMKESAVAALSWIRSQAGDLNIPESRFSKQDIHVHVPQGAIPKDGPSAGVALATSMVSLLTGRVVRDDLAMTGEITLTGKVLPVGGIKEKVLAAKRAGLSEVILPEKNANDLEDLTEEAKEGMTFHFVREISEVLARAIRPSGSGRRRPGAKRGASVRRGRK, via the coding sequence ATGGTCGAACCAAGCGTGGAGCAGAAATCGAAGCAGGCGACGGTCTTCCCCGTGCTGCCGCTCCGGAACACCCTCCTGTTTCCCGAGATGATCATTCCTCTGGCGGTGGGACGCGAACGCTCCCTCAAGGCCGTGGAACAGGCCACCCGCGGGGAGGGCTTCCTGCTCATCCTCAGCCAGAAGGACGGGGACGTGGAGGAGCCGGCGGCCGAGGACCTCTACACCGTGGGCGTCATCGCGAAGATCCTGAGGCTCATGCGCGTGGCGCCCAACAACCTGTCGGTGATCGTGAGCGGCCAGAGCAAGGTCCGCGTGGAGGAGTTCACCTCCACCGACCCGTTCTTCGAGGCGCGGGTCGCCTATCTCGAGGACCAGCCCGGCGAGCCCCTCGAGGTGGAGGCCCTCCAGAAGACCATTCTGGCCCAGTACGAGAAGCTGGCGGGCATCGTCCCCTCCATCCCCCAAGAGATGGTGGCCGCCCTCCAGCGTTACGACCAGCCCAACCGGGTGGTGGACACGATCGCCTTCAACCTGAACATCAGCCTCGCGGAAAAGCAGGCCATCCTCGAGGAGACCTCCGTGGTCCAGCGCTTGCGGATGCTCACGGGCGTCCTCGCCCGAGAGCTCCAGGTGGTGGAGCTCGGCAGCAAGATCCAGTCCGAAGTCATCGACAAGATGAACAAGGCTCAGCGCGACTACTTCCTCAAGGAGCAAATGAAGGCGATCCAGAAGGAACTCGGCGAGGGTGACGACCGGAGCCGGGAGATCGAGGAGCTCAAAGCGCGCATCGCCAAGGCCAAGATGCCGAAGGATGTGGAGCCGGTGGCGCTGAAGGAGGTGGAGAGGCTGGCCATGATGCACCCCTCCGCCGCCGAGTACACCGTTTCGAGGACCTACCTGGACTGGCTCATCGAATTGCCCTGGAGCAAGAGCACCAAGGACCGCCTGGACGTGAAGCGCGCCCAGCGGTGCCTCGACGAAGACCACTACGGGCTCCAGAAGGTGAAGGACCGCATCGTCGAATACCTGGCCGTTCAGCAGCTCAAGAAGGACATGAAAGGTCCCATCCTTTGCCTGGTGGGTCCTCCGGGCGTGGGCAAAACGAGCCTCGGCCGGTCGGTGGCGCGCTCCCTCGGGCGAAAGTTCGTCCGGATGAGCCTCGGCGGCATCCGGGACGAGGCGGAGATCCGGGGCCACCGGCGGACCTACGTGGGCGCCCTGCCGGGACGGATCATCCAGGGCATGCGAAAGGCCGGGACCCACAACCCCGTCTTCATGCTCGACGAGCTGGACAAGGTGGGCATGGACTTCCGGGGAGATCCGACCTCCGCGCTCCTCGAGGTCCTCGACCCGGAGCAGAATTTCTCTTTCTCCGACCACTACCTCGAGGTGCCCTTCGACCTCTCCAAGGTCATGTTCATCGCCACGGCCAACATCCTGGACACGATCTCCCAGCCCCTGCTGGACCGCACGGAGGTGATCCGGCTTCCCGGATACACCGAGGAGGAGAAGCTTCACATCGCCAAGGACCACCTCCTGCCGAGGGTGCTGGACAACCACGGCCTCAAGCGCTCGCAGATCCGCTTCGAGGACGGGGCCATCCGGAAAATCATCACGGAATACACCCGCGAGGCCGGCGTGCGGAACCTGGAGCGTCAGATGTCGACGGTCTGCCGCAAGGTGGCCAAGGAGCGCGTGAGCGGACGCCTGAAGTCCGTCACGATCACGACCGAGACCCTCAAGACCTACCTCGGTCCCCAGCAGGTCTTCCTGGAGACGCGCGAGCGCATCGACCGCCCCGGAGTGGCCACGGGGCTGGCGTGGACACCCGTGGGGGGAGACATTCTCTTCATCGAATCCACGGCCATGCGGGGACGGGGGACGCTGACGCTGACGGGCCAGCTCGGCGACGTCATGAAGGAATCGGCGGTGGCGGCTCTCTCCTGGATCCGGTCCCAGGCCGGCGACCTGAACATTCCGGAATCACGCTTCTCCAAGCAGGACATCCACGTCCACGTCCCCCAGGGGGCCATCCCGAAGGACGGTCCCTCCGCCGGCGTCGCCCTCGCGACCTCCATGGTGTCACTCCTGACGGGCCGCGTGGTGCGGGACGACCTGGCGATGACCGGCGAGATCACCCTGACCGGTAAGGTCCTGCCGGTGGGGGGCATCAAGGAGAAGGTCCTGGCGGCCAAGCGGGCGGGCTTGAGCGAGGTGATTCTCCCCGAGAAAAACGCCAACGACCTGGAGGACCTCACGGAGGAGGCCAAGGAGGGGATGACCTTCCACTTCGTTCGGGAGATCTCCGAGGTCCTGGCCCGGGCGATCCGTCCCTCCGGTTCGGGAAGGAGGAGACCCGGGGCGAAACGGGGCGCCTCCGTCAGGCGTGGGCGGAAGTGA